In the genome of Corynebacterium glucuronolyticum DSM 44120, the window AGCGCCGCCCGCAGGGGAGAGGCCCCCGAGTCCACGGCCCCCTGTTCAAAGGCGCAAACACCATGTGCAGAATGAGCGCGCCGAGCCACAGCGATAGCGACAGGAAAAACGGCGACAGCCCTATGCCAAACGTCGTCAGCGTGTCGCCCCCGGTCGCGCAACCCGTGGCGAGAGCGTCCCGGCCCCCTCATCCAGCTGCACCGCCCTGTCGGCAAGCTGTCGCGACCCCGCCACGAGCCGTTGCGTTCCATCGCGCAGCGTCGCCGTCCCCGCCACCAGTGTCCCGGGCCCGTCCTGCGGCACCACAACCTGCCCCACCGGCGTGTTCTTCAGCTGGTCGGCGATCGCGTGCGCCTCGGGGAGCTGGTCTAAGGCTCCTGTCACCGGTCCCGTTAGCTTGTCGACGCCTCCCGCCAGCCTTCCTGCTCCGTCACCCATCTGCACGGTCGCCCCCTGCAGGTCGGCAAGGCCACCCTGCAGTTTCGTCGCGCCCTCAATCGCGGTCCCTGGCCCGCCGCGCGCCTTTTCCGCGCCGTCGGAAAACCCAACAAAGATCTTGTTCATGATCTGCTCGGACACGGAATCCCCAATTGTCGGCGTCATCACCGTCGTCGTCTGGTCTTTCAGGCCGGTGACGGTATCCGTAAACCCTGCGGGTATTTCCACCCCAGGTAGTACGTCCCGTCGGCAATCCCCGAGCGCGCCTCGGAGGCGCTCACCACGTGAAAGTTCATCACGTCAGCGTCGACAAGCTTCTCCGTAACCGTCGAGCCCACCTCACCAGAATCGCTGTTGACCAGAGCGACGGGAACCTTATCCAGATTCCCCAGAGGGTCGTAGTACGACCACACCGGAGGTCTAGCTATCACTTCATCGGTGTTCTATAATTCTGCCCGTCCAGGAAGTCTGTCAAGTAGGAGGAACAATGAGGGCGGATGCCGTGCAACGCCGGCAGGCGATTATCGACGCAGCCTGTGAGGTGTTCCGCACCGTCCCCTCCAAAGACATCACCCTCACCCTCATCGCCAAGCGCGCGGGCGTCGGCATCGCCACCCTCTACCGCAATTTCCCCACCCGCACCCACCTCAACATCGCGTGCGGCCTCGACCTTCTCAGCCAGCTCGACCACGCCATCGACCGCCTCAACGCCCAATTCGACACCGACCCCGAAACAACTTTCGACCACTTCGTCTGGGCGCTTGTCCATAACGGCATCGGCACCCTCGTTGCCGTCCTTGTCCCCGAGGATCCCGACGCCGTCCCCGATGTGGTCATAAAAAGGCGCGCCGAGCTCCTCACAAAAGTCGACGCCTTCCTCACCCGTGCCGCCCGCGTCGGCCTCGTCCCTCCGCACCTCACGGCCGACCAGCTCGCCGCCGAGCTCTTCGTCGTCACTCGGCCCCAGAACCCCACCCTCTCCCTTATGGATCCGGATGTCCGTGACCGCCTTGTCGGCCGTCTCCTCTTCTGTTGGAGGAATCAGCGCTGAAAAAAGCTCCCCACGAAGGGGGAGCGGTGTGTTTCCGGTTGGTTACCTCGTTGCGCGGTAGCTCCAGCGCCCGAGGAAGTAGCTGCCGATGATGAGGGCGACGCCGATTATTGCTGCGATCATGCGTGGGACCTTTCGTGCACGTATCCGAGGGCGAACATCACGCCGCAGCCCGCGACGATGGAGAGCCAGTACAAGGTCATAGCGATTCCTTTCGAGGATTATAGGGGCATTTCCCACCTTACCCCCGCGCCACCGCCCGCGCCGCGATCGCCGCCTTTTCCCAGGCAGGAACGTGTGCGCGCCGGGCATGCAGCTCCTGGGTCGTCATCGCGTCGAGTTGCTCCGTCAGCCGCCCATAAATCCCGGCCGCCGCCCGCACGCCCACCCGCGCGCCCCGCGGCAGCTCCTCAATGGTCGGTGTCGCCTCCGCCAGGTCGGCCCTGATGGATTCCACAATTTTTTGCTTGTCGACGCTCGTCAGGTCCCTGGGGTAGTACGCCCGCCCGAGTCCTACGGTATCCTCGTGCAGGTCGCGGAGGAAGTTGACCTTTTGAAACGCGGCCCCCAGGTGCCGCGCCCCGTTTTCCAGGTATGCCCGGTCGCCGGCGTAGGGCGCGTCGGCGAGAAACACGTCTAAACATAAGAGCCCGATGACTTCCGCGGAGCCGTATATATATTGTGTGAGTTCTTCCGGCGTGTATTCCCGGGGCGTGAGATCCGCCCGCATGGAGGCGAAAAAGGCGCGCAGGTGTTCCTCAGCAAATCCGCAGTGTCTCGCGGTTGCGGCGTAGGCGTGGAGGATGGGGTCGGTGTGGAAGGGCCGTGCGGGTGCCGCGCACACCGCCTCTTCGTATGCCTCTAGCTGCGCGGATGCGGTTTCCGCGGGGGCCGCCCCGTCGACAATTTCGTCGGCAATGCGGACCACGGCATACAGGTGTGCGATGTCGCGTCGCATGGCGCGGGGGAGGAGGGCGCTGGCGATGCCGAATGAGGTCGAGTATGTGGCGATGACCTGGCGTGCTGCGCGGTGTGCCATGGTGGTGTAGATAACGGCCGCTCCTTCCTGTTCTTATTTATCTTAAGCATGAGGACACTAAGGATTCTTAGTTGGTGTGCAAAACTTCTGCGGGGAACCTAAATTTTCCGCGCTACACCGCCCCTGACCTGCGGTTTCCACGTTAAAATTAGCCTCCAGAAAGTCTTAGATACACGTATGTATCCACGTTTTCCTTTCGGTGCGGAAACTTAATGAGGATTCCTTAATTAAACGCCCCCAAACCCTCCCGACCAGCAAAAACACAATTTAAGATACTTCTCATTTGTGTGTTTCCTTAGGTTTGCGCCCGTCACCTTCGCAGGGTAAATGTGTCAACCATCACATTATAAGGCTTTTTCTTAGCGTCATTCTTGCCCGTTTTTTGCCCTCTTTTCCGCTCAAAAACATGTTCAAATCTAGCTGAATCCGAGCCCTATTTTCACCCTTTTCTTAAGAATGATGAACAAAACTGACAAATTTTGAGAAACCCCCTCTAACCTGCGGGTTTAGGTTGGAAATCTGCCTGAAAGTTCCCTTAAAAGTGCCTGTCTACCAGCTCCTTTTACAGCTCTGACCTGGGCAAATACAGTTAAAGGTGCAGGGAAGGAAAGATCCTCACTGGTCCTGAGGGAAAACCTGCAGAAACTGAAAGGCACTGATTGAAATGAGCACCGTAGTTCGAAAACTTTGGAACAGCGTTGCTGCTATCGCCATCGCAGCCGCCGCAGTTGTCGCCCCGACAACCGCCTCCGCCATCACCCAGGGCACCGATGCCCGGATGGGCACCGTCGCCGATTCCACGGCCCGTGTCCAGGTGGGCAACAGGAGCTGCACCGGTACGCTCATCTCCAGCGAGTGGATCCTCACCGCGAAGCACTGCCAGGGCGTTGGCGATTACTCCTTCATTTCCGTCGGCGCTCCTGCTGAAGGCGAGAAGGCCCGCGTCGCCAAGGTCGTCAAGCACCCCTCCTCCGATCTCATGCTGGTGAAGGCAAACAAGCGCCTGCAGTCCCCGGTTGCGGATCTCGCCACCTCCTACACCGCCGAGGGCAAGGCCGGTTACTCCATGGGTTGGGGTTCGGTCATGGAAAACGGTAAGAAGGTCATCCAGCAGGCCGATGTCGAGGTCCAGCGCCGCGTCACCAACGTCCCCGGCTCCCTCGACGCGGGCGACACCTTCTATGAGGGGTACGTCTACAACGGCCATCTCGGCAAGGGCGACTCCGGTGGCCCCCTGTTTGTCGACGGCAAGCTCGCCGGGGTTGCCTCCCTTGCCAACGAAGCCAAGGAGGGCTCCCGCCTCGACGGCGCCCTCGGCTGGTGGATCCCCGTGCAGGATCACTACGCCTGGATCTCCCAGGTGACGGGCATCGCCACCCCGGCCGTGTCCGGCGAGAAGACCACCGAGTGGGACGCAATGCAATACGGCACGATCGCCCCGCCGGTTGAGGTCCCCGCCTCCGTCCAGGCCCTCCAGGCCCTGGAGACCATTCACGGAACCACGCAGGCGCTGTACGAGGCCACGGAAGAGGGCGGCGCCCTCTACAACCTCAGCTCGCAGCTGTCCTCCTAATTAATAAGCCACCTTCGTACGAAGGGTGATCTTCCCGGTTTCCTTGGGTCGCGCCAGTACTTGCCTTTCGCCGGTGCGGTAAAGGGGGAGTGGGAAAAAGAGAAAACGGGTTTCGATGCCAGGACCAGGGCGTCGAAACCCGCTTTCTCGCTGTGACGTATCCAACCCTAACCACAACAAAGTGGCGCAAATCGCAATTCACTTCATGCCCGGATACAATCAGATACGTATGACGAATGACAGAAAGGGCCAGGAATGACAGCCCCAGAACTTTCCCGACGCAGCTTCCTCGGCTGGTCGGCGGCGGCAGGCTCCGCCGCCCTCGTATTCAACCCCCTGCCCGCCCACGGCGGCGCCAAAGAGTCGACTCCGTCGACGCAGGAAAAAATCGTCTGGTCAGCCTGCACCGTCAACTGCGGTTCCCGCTCCCCCGTCCCATGGTGAACGGGTTTTCGTCCCGACGGATGCGGTTTCCTGGGTGGCGGAGCACTACGGCGATGCCGCGGCTCATCTCCTCGCCCTGTGCGCGGTCGCGGTCCTCGGTTTCCTCGCCGTCGTGACGAGTGGCGGTACGTTCCGCGGTGGCGCGAAGTTCGTTCTTCTCCGCGTCGATCCGCGTGTGGTTTTTTCGCGTCGTCGCCGCGCCGTCTTTGCGTCGCATTTCCTTGCGATTCTTCGTTCTCAGGAGACGTGGATTTCCCTCCTCGTCTCCGTCGCTTTGTTCATCTACCTGTCTATTTCGGGTTTGTTGCCACCTGTGGTGGCGGTTGAGCCGTTGGCGTTCCTGGGGTTGTACGCGTTTTCTTCCACGTCGTCGATCCGTCGTCTGCCGATGCTTCGGCTTCGTCCCGGCACGGCGTACGCGGTGCTCGTTGCTTCGGTGGGTGCCCTCGTCGTTCCGTGCGCGCTGTTTGCCTGCGTCGTCGATGTTCTTCTCGGTGGCGCCGCGCTGCCCGCCCTCTTCAGCGCGCTTGCCTGCCTCGTCTCGGTGCCGTTGTTTGTCACGCTGGGCATCGTTATCCCTACTCAGCGCGATAATCCGATCAGCGTGCTGGTTGCGGTCGCCTTGTGTTCCTCTCTTTTTCGCTTTTCGACGCTCGGTTGGCTCCTCCTTGCGCTATTCCTTGTATCGTTCGCCGTCGCCTGCGGGGTAATTAATGCCCGTTCGTTATCGACGCGTTAAACTATTCAGCGTATTTCCATCGATCGAAAGGCAATCATGAAACGCACGTGGTTTATCCTCCCCAGCCTGGCCATCGCCTTCGCCATCACCGCCGCCCTCGTGGCCTTCACCATCCTCTACGTGGCCTTTTCCCACCCCGCAACCACTTTCTTTGCCACGGCCCTTTTCGACTCCATCTTCGTCTCCTACTCCGGCTCAGTGCTCTCCGCCGGCATCAACAACGGCTGGATCCTCGTCGGCCTCTTCGCCGCCATCTTCGCCGTCGTCCTGGTCGCCGCCAACACCCTGCAATCCGGGCATCGTTGAGTACGCCTTGTAAACAAAGAGTGCCCGGCAGAAGGGCAGCCTCTTCACGCGGTCTGTCACTCCAGCCGGCCGTTGCCGACATAGTTTTGTTGCAGTAGTACCTCGTTTTCAGCTGCCCTCGGCCAGGTTTTGCGGCGTGAGCTGCGGAAAGTTTTGTTGCAGTCGTTTGCAGCACACGGGAAGATTCCCATCTTCCTGGTGGAAAGAGCAGCTGCAAAGGAATATCGCCGTTCACAAGGCGTCCGCTGCGGGTGTGAAAATCACCACGCAGGCGACCCTAATTTCCCGCCGTGGCCTGCGCATTCGACTCACCACTCCGATTCGGCATCCGCGCTACGCTTAGACGTATGACGAAACTCCTTGGCAAAGACCCCACCCGCCTCGGCCAGCCCGCAGGCAAAACGCACCCCTCCCCGGACCCGTTCCCGCTGGAGTTCGCCGACGGCACGCCCACGGAACTCCGCGAAACACTCGAACAGCTCCTCGGCAAGGACCAGGTCCGTTCCCGCACGATCGACCTCGTCCGCTACGCCTCGGATGCCTCCCACTACCGCCTCTTTCCGCAGGTCGTGGTCAGTCCCCGCACGGAATCGGATGTCATCAAACTGCACCGTTTCTGCCGCGAGTCGGGCCACCATCTCACCTTCAGAGCTGGCGGTAGTTCCCTCAACGGTCAGTCGCTTTCCGACGACATCCTGGTTGATGTTCGCTCAAACTTCCGGGGTCTGGTGGTCAACCCCGACACGATCACCGTTAAACCCGGCGAAACCCTCATCAACGTCCTTGCCGTCTTAAACCGCAAGGGTCGCAAGATCGGCCCGGACCCGGCGAGCTCCTCCATCGCCACCATCGGCGGCATTCTTTCCAACAATTCGGGCGGCATGCGGTGCCGCGTGGACATGGATTCTTACCATTCCATCCGCCAGATGCGCATCATCCTCCCGTCGGGCACGGTCGTCGATACGCGTGACCCGAACGCCAACGAGCGCCTCCGTGACCAGGAGCCGGAGATCTACAACGGCCTGCTTGCGCTGAAATCCACAATCGAAAACGACGCAGAACTAAAAGCCAAGATCCGCCGCAAGTTCACCATCCGCAACACCAACGCCCTCCGCCTGGACGCGTTCCTCGACTTCGACACGCCTGTCGATATCCTCATGCACCTTATGATCGGCGCCGAGGGCATTCTCGGCTTCATCGCCGAGGCCGAGATTGCAACCGTCGCCCATCCCAAGATGGCCGCCGTCACCTGGGTGATGATGCCCAAGATGGACCTCGCCGCCAACTACGTCGATCGCCTCGTCAAGGCAGGCGCCGAATCCGTCGAACTGCTGGCCAGCCCCGCCATGCGCGAGGCTGTCGGCAGCTTCCCGGGCGCCCATGAGGACTGGCTGAACCTTCCCGAGGAGATGGCCGCTCTCCTCCTCGAGGTCGCCGCCGACGACGAAGAATCACTCCAAGCCAAGATGCAAGCCGCCCGCGATGCCCTCCAGGACGCCGACCTCCTCCAGCCCCTGGACTTCATGCGCGAGCCCACCGACATCAAAAACGCGTGGGAGATCCGCGCCGGCCTCGTCCCGCTCGCCGGAGCGAAGCGCGACCAGGGCTGTTCCCTTATCACCGAGGACGTGTGCTACCCGCCGGAGCGCATCGGCGAGGCCACGAAGGACCTTCTCGACCTTCTCGACAAGTACAACTACCCCCTCCTCGTCATGGGCCACGCCACATTCGGCAACCTGCACTTCTGCATGACACCCAACTTCGAAATCCCCGAGGAGGTCGACCGCTACGACGCCTTCCTCCAGGAGTTCGCCGAGATGACCCTCGACAAGTACGAGGGTTCGCTCAAAGCCGAGCACGGCACCGGCGTCAACATGGCCCCTTTCGTCCAGCGCGAATGGGGTGAAAAGGCCTTCGCCATCATGTGGGAGATCAAGGAGCTCCTGGATCCGCACGGCATCCTCGCCCCGGACATCAAGCTCACCCGCGACCAGAAGCTCCACATTAAAAACTTCAAGTCGCACCCGAAGATCGAGGACGTGGCAAACCCCTGCGTGGAGTGCGGTTTCTGCGAGTCGGTGTGCCCGTCGCGCCACCTCACCACCACGCCGCGCCAGCGCATCGTCATCCGCCGCGAGATGGCGCGCCAGCCGGAGGATTCGCCGCTGCTCACTAACCTCCTCGAGCAAAACGCCTACGACGGCATCGACACGTGCGCCGTCGATTCGTCCTGCTACGTCGCCTGCCCGATCTCCATCGATACGGGCAAGATGGTGAAACTCTTCCGCCAGATGGAGCAGACCCGCGCCACGGAAAAAGTCGCGCTCACGCTCGCCCAGCACTGGGACAAGGTCGAGGTCGCCGGTCGCGCCGGCCTCACCGCCACCGACGCTGTCACCAAGGTGCTTGGCGACGGCCTGGGGACCCGCACCCTGGGCCTCCTCACGGACGCCGTCCGCCAGGTCATCGACCCGGATCTCATGTACACCGCCCGCGAGGGCCTCCCGCCCGCCGCCACCTGGGACCCGCCGCATACCGCCCGCGAGACTGCGAAAGCGGTGTACTTCCCGGCCTGCATCAACCGCATGTTTGGCGACGACCACGGTTCCATCGCCCATACGCTCGTGAACATCTCGAACCGCGCGGGCCAGCCCCTCTGGATCCCCGAGGTCGACGGCCTCTGCTGCGGCACCCCGTTCACCTCGAAGGGCTTCAAGGCCGCGCAGGAGTACATGGCCACCAAGCTCCAAAAAGCCATCCTTGAGTGGACCGACAACGGCCGCCTCCCGCTCGTCTGCGACGCCGCCTCCTGCACGCACGGCATCGTCGAAAACATCCCGGGCGTCAAAATCCTAGACGCCGTCGAGTGGGCCCACTCCCTCCTGCCGCACCTCACGGTCTCCCACAAACTCGACAACCTCGTCATCCACCCGACCTGCTCCATGCAGCACCTTGGCATTGTTGAGGAGTTTGCCGACGTCGCCCAATCCATCGCCTCCCACGTGGAGGTCCCCCTCGGCGCCCACTGCTGTGGCACCGCCGGCGACCGCGGCCTCCTCCACCCCGAACTAACCGAGGCCGCCACCCTTGACGAGCGCGCCGGCATCGCCTCCTTCGAATCCGAACACGGCCCTGCCGACGCCTACGCCTCCGCCAACCGCACCTGCGAGATGGGCCTCAACCAACACTCCGGAAAGGACTACCAACACATCATCTACCTGCTGGAAAAAGCCACCCGCTAGTTACGCACATATAGCTTTTAGAAACTAACAGAAAAAGGACAGGTGAATTGCTTGGTGGGCGAGGGTATGTTACGGTCGGGCGCTGCAAGCGGAGGTGCCTTAAAGTCTCTGCATCTCCTAAACCCCTAAAACGGAAAGGTATTTTCTGTGAGAAAAAAGTTCTGTGCAGGTTTCCTCCTCGCCACCTGTATTGTTGCACCCATCGTTCCGGCATCCGCGTCTCCCGCTCCGGTGCCGCAGCAGTACGTTTCTGATGCAGATTCCACCAATAACCTCTGGATCTTGGATCGTGACGAAGCAGTCTCGCTAGAGAATCAAGGTGTCGCTGTTACCGAAATTTCTAATTATACGGAGCAGGGATTTCGTGCTGACTTTGAAGGAGCGACTCCGCGAGAGACCCAGAGCGGAGGCATCGAGGTAATTGACGATGCAGGAAACGTGCTGCAGTCCTTTTTGCCTGCTGTACCTCTGAAAGACGGACATTTTGTGCCGGTTACCTACACGGTTGGCACCAATTTTGTAGAGGCAACGTTCGAAAAGCCTGTGAAAGCGGAAGCTGTTCGAATTGCAGCGCTGGAGACTCGTAGTGCCGGAGGGTGTGCTCTAGGTGCTCTCGCCACGGTCGCCGAAGTCGCAGGTGGTGCAGCAGCTCTAATTTCGTCCCCGCTTGATGGTCCGGTTGGCCCGCTCGTTGCTACTAGTATTGCGACTGGTGTTCCTGCGACGGTTGCAAAAACTGCCCAAGAATGCACGGAGTAAGGAGCGACCTAGTGAGTGAATTTCGCAGAATGGCGGCTGTAAGTTTAGGAGTATTGGCCTTGTTCCTTGGTCTGGCT includes:
- a CDS encoding TetR/AcrR family transcriptional regulator → MRADAVQRRQAIIDAACEVFRTVPSKDITLTLIAKRAGVGIATLYRNFPTRTHLNIACGLDLLSQLDHAIDRLNAQFDTDPETTFDHFVWALVHNGIGTLVAVLVPEDPDAVPDVVIKRRAELLTKVDAFLTRAARVGLVPPHLTADQLAAELFVVTRPQNPTLSLMDPDVRDRLVGRLLFCWRNQR
- a CDS encoding phytoene/squalene synthase family protein → MAHRAARQVIATYSTSFGIASALLPRAMRRDIAHLYAVVRIADEIVDGAAPAETASAQLEAYEEAVCAAPARPFHTDPILHAYAATARHCGFAEEHLRAFFASMRADLTPREYTPEELTQYIYGSAEVIGLLCLDVFLADAPYAGDRAYLENGARHLGAAFQKVNFLRDLHEDTVGLGRAYYPRDLTSVDKQKIVESIRADLAEATPTIEELPRGARVGVRAAAGIYGRLTEQLDAMTTQELHARRAHVPAWEKAAIAARAVARG
- a CDS encoding S1 family peptidase is translated as MSTVVRKLWNSVAAIAIAAAAVVAPTTASAITQGTDARMGTVADSTARVQVGNRSCTGTLISSEWILTAKHCQGVGDYSFISVGAPAEGEKARVAKVVKHPSSDLMLVKANKRLQSPVADLATSYTAEGKAGYSMGWGSVMENGKKVIQQADVEVQRRVTNVPGSLDAGDTFYEGYVYNGHLGKGDSGGPLFVDGKLAGVASLANEAKEGSRLDGALGWWIPVQDHYAWISQVTGIATPAVSGEKTTEWDAMQYGTIAPPVEVPASVQALQALETIHGTTQALYEATEEGGALYNLSSQLSS
- a CDS encoding twin-arginine translocation signal domain-containing protein; the encoded protein is MTAPELSRRSFLGWSAAAGSAALVFNPLPAHGGAKESTPSTQEKIVWSACTVNCGSRSPVPW
- a CDS encoding FAD-binding and (Fe-S)-binding domain-containing protein; amino-acid sequence: MTKLLGKDPTRLGQPAGKTHPSPDPFPLEFADGTPTELRETLEQLLGKDQVRSRTIDLVRYASDASHYRLFPQVVVSPRTESDVIKLHRFCRESGHHLTFRAGGSSLNGQSLSDDILVDVRSNFRGLVVNPDTITVKPGETLINVLAVLNRKGRKIGPDPASSSIATIGGILSNNSGGMRCRVDMDSYHSIRQMRIILPSGTVVDTRDPNANERLRDQEPEIYNGLLALKSTIENDAELKAKIRRKFTIRNTNALRLDAFLDFDTPVDILMHLMIGAEGILGFIAEAEIATVAHPKMAAVTWVMMPKMDLAANYVDRLVKAGAESVELLASPAMREAVGSFPGAHEDWLNLPEEMAALLLEVAADDEESLQAKMQAARDALQDADLLQPLDFMREPTDIKNAWEIRAGLVPLAGAKRDQGCSLITEDVCYPPERIGEATKDLLDLLDKYNYPLLVMGHATFGNLHFCMTPNFEIPEEVDRYDAFLQEFAEMTLDKYEGSLKAEHGTGVNMAPFVQREWGEKAFAIMWEIKELLDPHGILAPDIKLTRDQKLHIKNFKSHPKIEDVANPCVECGFCESVCPSRHLTTTPRQRIVIRREMARQPEDSPLLTNLLEQNAYDGIDTCAVDSSCYVACPISIDTGKMVKLFRQMEQTRATEKVALTLAQHWDKVEVAGRAGLTATDAVTKVLGDGLGTRTLGLLTDAVRQVIDPDLMYTAREGLPPAATWDPPHTARETAKAVYFPACINRMFGDDHGSIAHTLVNISNRAGQPLWIPEVDGLCCGTPFTSKGFKAAQEYMATKLQKAILEWTDNGRLPLVCDAASCTHGIVENIPGVKILDAVEWAHSLLPHLTVSHKLDNLVIHPTCSMQHLGIVEEFADVAQSIASHVEVPLGAHCCGTAGDRGLLHPELTEAATLDERAGIASFESEHGPADAYASANRTCEMGLNQHSGKDYQHIIYLLEKATR